The Stutzerimonas stutzeri DNA window AACTATCTGCAGCCGCGTGCGCAGGGCAGTGCGTTCAGCGACTTCTACCTGCGCTTCTTCGCCCATCATCTGCGGGCCATCGCCAAGCCGGGTGGCTTGTTCGAGGACACCACGGTGACGCGCCTGCCGTGGCGCGGTCAGGTCCGGCGCGTGCGCATGGTGGTCTACCGCCGCACGTCCGCGGCCCCGGCTTCGCGGCGCGGCCAGTCGCCCGAGCAGGCGCTGACGACGATCTGCGACCGCCTCGTCGGCGGGCTGGCGAATGCCGGCGTGAAAGCCCGGCGTCTCGGCGCGGCGGACATCCACGCCTGGCTGCTGCGCTGGTTCAACCCGAATCCGACTTTGCTCGGCGCCACTGCCGAAGATCGGGAACGCTTCTACGCGCTGACCCGCTACCCGGAAGAGCGGGAGGAGGGCGAGATCGAACTCGCCAGCGGCACCGACTTCGCGCAGCGCCTGTTCTTCGGCCAGCCACGTTCGGACGTGCCCAACGGCCTGTGGTTCTTCGACGGCATGCCGCATCGGGTGATCGTGATGGATCGCCTGCGCACGCCACCCGTGACCGGCCATCTGACGGGCGAGACGCGCAAAGGCGGCGATGCCATGAACGCGCTGTTCGATCAGATGCCCGAGGACACGGTGATGTGCCTGACGCTGGTCGCCACGCCCCAGGACGTTCTGGAGGCGCACCTCAACCACCTCGCCAGGAAAGCCGTCGGCGAGACCCTGGCCTCGGAGCAGACCCGGCAGGACGTGCAGCAGGCGCGCGGCCTGATCGGCAGCGCGCACAAGCTCTACCGCGGCGCGCTGGCGTTCTACCTGCGCGGCCGCGACCTGGCCCAGCTCGATGCGCGCGGCCTGCAGCTCGTCAACGTGATGCTCAACGCCGGTCTGCAACCGGTGCGCGAAGAGGACGAGGTGGCGCCGCTGAACAGCTATCTGCGCTGGCTGCCGTGCGTGTTCGATCCGGCGGCCGACAAGCGCCAGTGGTACACCCAGCTCATGTTCGCGCAGCACGCGGCGAACCTGGCGCCGGTCTGGGGCCGCAGTCAGGGCACGGGGCATCCGGGCATCACGTTCTTCAACCGCGGCGGCGGCCCGATCACCTTCGATCCGTTGAACCGCCTCGACCGGCAGATGAACGCGCATCTGTTCCTGTTCGGCCCCACGGGTTCGGGCAAGAGCGCGACGCTCAACAACATCCTGAATCAGGTGACGGCGATCTATCGGCCGCGCCTGTTCATCGTCGAGGCGGGCAACAGCTTCGGCCTGTTCGGCGACTTCGCGGCACGGCTGGGCCTCACCGTGCATCGGGTGAAGCTCTCGCCGGGCGCGGGCGTCAGTCTGGCGCCGTTCGCCGACGCCTGGCGCCTGGTCGATACGCCGAGCCAGGTACAGACGCTGGACGCCGATGCGCTCGACGAAGACCAGACCGATGCCGGCATGGCCGTGGAAGGCGACGAGCAGCGCGACGTGCTCGGCGAGCTGGAAATCACTGCACGACTGATGATCACCGGCGGCGAGGACAAGGAAGAAGCGCGCATGACCCGCGCCGACCGCAGCCTGATCCGCCAGTGCATTCTCGATGCGGCACAGCATTGCGTGGCGGACGAACGCACGGTGCTCACACGCGATGTGCGCGACGCGCTGCGCGAGCGCGCCCGCGACGCCACGCTGCCGGAGATGCGGCGCGCACGGCTGCTGGAGATGGCCGACGCCATGGATATGTTCTGCCAGGGCGTGGACGGCGAGATGTTCGACCGGTCCGGCACGCCGTGGCCCGAGGCGGACATCACCATCGTGGACCTGGCCACCTTCGCGCGCGAGGGCTACAACGCCCAACTCTCGATTGCCTACATCTCGCTCATCAACACGGTCAACAACATCGCCGAGCGCGACCAGTTCCTGGGCCGCCCGATCATCAACGTGACGGACGAAGGCCACATCATCACGAAGAACCCGCTGCTCGCGCCCTACGTGGTCAAGATCACCAAGATGTGGCGCAAGCTCGGCGCCTGGTTCTGGCTCGCCACGCAGAACCTGGACGACCTGCCGAAAGCGGCCGAGCCCATGCTCAACATGATCGAGTGGTGGATCTGCCTGTCGATGCCACCCGATGAAGTCGAGAAGATCGCGCGCTTCCGCGAACTCAACGCTTCGCAGAAGGCGCTGATGCTCTCGGCACGCAAGGAGGCCGGCAAGTTCAGCGAGGGCGTCATCCTGTCCAAGTCGATGGAAGTGCTGTTCCGCGCCGTGCCGCCCAGCCTCTACCTGGCGATGGCGATGACCGAGCCCGAGGAGAAGGCCGAACGCTTCCAGTTGATGCAGCAGCACGGCATCAGCGAGCTGGATGCCGCCTTCCGCGTGGCCGAGAAGATCGACCGTGCGCGGGGCATCGAACCGCTGGCGCTGGATACGTTGGCCTGACGGGAGCAACACGATGCGCATGCCTTCATTCGCCCGCCGTCATCCCCGGATCGGTCTGCTGATCGTGGCGACGATTGCGGTGGCCTCGTGGATGCTGCTGCGCGCGCCGCATCCGGCAACCGAGTCCATGCCCCTGGCCGCCGCCGGGTCCGAAGCGCCGAAACCGGCCGGCCCGCCCTGGCTGTATGGCCGTGCCGATGCGAGCTTCACGGTGGTCGGGTACGCCGACCTGGAGTGTCCGTACTGCCGGGCCTACTTCCCCGCGCTCAAGCGCTGGATCGACGCCCATCCCGAGGTGAATTGGCAGTGGCACCACCTGCCGCTGTCCATGCACGAGCCGGCCGCGACTGCCGGGGCGCGCCTGGCCGAGTGCGCGGGCGAGACCGGCGGGCATGCCACGTTCTGGCAAGCCGTGGCGTGGCTCTACGCGCACACCCGTGGCGACGGCCAGGGCCTGCCGGAGGGCCTGCGCTATCCCGACCTCACGCCAGCCATGCAGGGTTGTCTCGACAGCGATCGCCCCGATGCGGTCATCCGTGCCCAGGCGGCGGAAGCAGCACAGCAGGGCATCGCGGCCACGCCGGCCCTGCAACTGCGCGACCGCGAGTCCGGCAAGACCCTCCTGCTGCACGGCCCCGTCGAAGGCGATGCCTTGCTGTCGGCCATCGACCTGCTTGCCGCCGGCAGCACGACTGCAGCCGAACCCGCCCATTCCCCAGACATGCCCGCCGGCGTCGCCGGTGACATGCCCAGGTAGCCATCGATCTTCAAGGCTGCGGCGCGGCTCGTCCGCGTTGATCGAAACCCGTTCGCATCGCATCCCTTGACGCGAACAGCCACCGCATCCGCGGTGGTGGATGCCCGCTCGTCACCTGTTCCATCCCCATCGTCCCCCGGAGGGTTTGCCCTCCTGGGGCAGGCGCCCTCCGATCTCATCCATTGGAGGTTCGCCATGTCTCTTGCCATCGCCGACTCCCGCCCGGAGTCGCTCACCCTGATCGCCGCCCAGCACGAAGACTGGATCATCCGGCAGGCCATCACCCTGCTGGAGAATCGCGTGTTCAAGGCCGGTCCAGCGCTGGGCAGTCCCGCCGCCGTGCGCGACTACCTGCGCCTGAAACTGGTCGCGGAGCCGAACGAAATCTTCGCCGTCGTGTTTCTCGACAACCAGCACCAGGTGCTCGCCTACGAGCCGCTGTTCAAGGGCACGGTCGACCAGACTTCGGTGTATCCGAGGGTGGTGGTCCAGCGTGCGCTGGCGCTCAACGCTTCGGCGCTGATCCTGGCGCATCAGCATCCCTCGGGGAACACCGAGCCCTCGGCCGCCGATCGTGTGATCACCGAGCGGCTGAAGAGCGCCCTGGCCACCGTCGATGTCCGGGTGCTGGATCACTTCATCGTCGGCAAGGGCAGCCCGTACTCGTTCGCCGAAGCCGGCTTGCTGTAGCAGCACCAGCGGACGCGCATTCATGTCATCACCACGGGAGCCCTTGGCTCCCGTTTCCTTTCGCCGACCCGCCGAGAAATCGGGACTGACCGGTTTCGGTTTCTTTGTCGTCCCCTGATCTGCGTTGCGCTCGACTACGAGTCTGCATCGACTCCGCGGAGGCGCGACATGCCGGCTCATTCCCTCAACCTTCCTGCCGCTTCGCGGCGCCCCCTGGCCACGAGGCTGGCCGCTGGACTGTGCGCCGCGCTGCTCGGTCCCATCGCGGCGGCCGCCGATGTGCTCATCGTCACCGACAGCCGTCATCCGGTGCAGGCCCCGGCCGGCGTGCGGATCATCGAGCTGGACCAGGCCACGCGCATCGAGGTCGAACTCGCCGCGCACCTGCCGGCCGACCCGCAACAGGCCGCGGCCCTGGTGCGGCAGCGGTTGCATGACGGCGGCGAGGCGCTCCAACGCCGCATCGGCCATGCCTACCAAGGTGTCGCGGATGCCTGGGGACTGGGCATCGCCAAGATTCCCGCCGTGGTGGTCGATCGACGCTACGTGGTCTACGGCGAGCCCGACGTGCCCCGCGCCGTCGCGCGCATCAAGGCCTACCGGAGCACGCAGCCATGAGTCTCCTGCTGGCATCCCGGCGCCTGCGCGCCACCGTCGCCTCGCTGCTGCTGAGCACGGCCACGTCGACGTTCGCCCTGGACACCGCCACCATCGTCTCGTCGGCGCTGTCCCCCGACTGCCTCGAATACCGCGTGGTCGGTATCTGCTACTGGCTGTACTGCACGCCCTTCGGCTGCTCGGTTCGCACTTCCGTCAAGGTGCGCCACTACGTCCCCGATGCGGTGGTGTCGAGCTACTCGAACACCGGCGAAAACCCGTGGCTGGAGGTCAGGGCGATGAGCATGCCCAACCCGACCGCCAAGGCGGGCGGTGACGGCACGACCAACCACGACAACGAGAACAATCTCGCCAAGTTCAAGAACGCCGATGTCATCGGCCATCCGGCCGGGATGGTGTTCAGCCAGTTCGCCAGCGCCTCCGGCTACACCTGCGAAGGCGCGGGCACGGCCTTCATGCCGTATCTGCTGAGCACGCTCGACACGATCGCCTGGCGCTACAACATCCCGGAAGCGTTCTACCCCGAAGCGCTCATCCCCGGCCGGCGCGAAATCGGTACGCGCACCGGCCTGAACCTCTGGGGCAACGTGTATCCCCGCGGTGGCTTCCTGCACCAGACCGACGACCACAAGAGCGGCGCCGTGGTCGCGCAGCGCGCGGGCGACATCGTGACGCGCCGCAACCAGATTCACGTGTACCAGCCTCTGCTGGCCAACGCCCGCGACGGCTACTGGCCGGCCGGCGCGCTGATGGAGACCGACGCCTCGACGGGCAAGTGGCAGGAGCTGACACCCACGCTCTCGAACAGTTGCGTGGTTTTCCCGCACAGCCGCACCCGCGTGCAGGCCCAGCAAGGCGACTACGCCTGGGCCTTGTGGCGGCCGTACTCCTGCTGCCGGCGCCGTGGCCAGGTCTTCCTCGGCAGCGTCGATTTCATGTGAGGAACCCACGATGAACGCCTCCCTCCCTGACTTCCTGCACCGCGCGAAGTCGCTCCTGCGGGCCACGCTGCTCGTGGCGGCCATCACGCTGGTCGTCGGCGTCGCCTGGGCGCAGACCCGCATCGACCCCAATGGCGTGAACGTCAGCGGCAGCGTGATCGGCGACGACGTGCTCTACAGCATCGGCGGCGGCCGGGCCGTGTCGATGGGTGGTGCCGGCAACATGCAGAGCATCGGCGTCGGCGTCGGCTGGAACAGCAACCTGATCTGCGGCGACATGAGCATCACCACGACGCTGCAGAACCAGCTCAACGGCATCACCAACGGCTTCCAGACGATCATGAGCAACGTGATCCAGAATGCCACCAGCGCCGTGGCCTCGCTGCCGGCGCTGATCATCCAGCGCGCCGACCCGGGTCTCTACAACCTGCTGACCAACGGCATCCTCCAGGCGCGCCTGGACTTCGACCGCTCGAAGATGACCTGCCGGGCCATCGCCAATCGGATGGCGGACATGGCCGGCGGCCAGGCCGGCTGGGACCAGCTCGCCGAAGGGATGGCGCTGCGGGATGCGGTCAGCAGCACCGATGCCGTCTCCGCCATCGAGCAGGCCGAGTCCAACAAAGGGAACAACGGCGTGCCCTGGGTCGGCGGCGGCAACGCGGGCGGCTCCGGTCAGAGTTCGATCAAGGTGGTCGGCGATGTGACGCGCGCGGGCTACAACCTGCTCAACGGGCGCAGCGCCACCGATACCTCGTCGATCGCGCGCAGCGCCTGCGGCAACCGCCTGACCTGCCAAACCTGGTCCTCGCCCCAGGCGGCCGCGGACTGGGCGACCCGCGTGTTGGGCGAACGCGAGCAGCGCACCTGCGAAAACTGCACGAAGACCCAGACCACGCCTGGCGTCGGGCTGACGCCAATGATCCAGGAAGAGTACGAGACCAAGCTGCAGGCGCTGCAGGAACTGGTGACGGGCGCCCGGCCGACGACGCTGGCCAATCTCGACGCAGCCGGCAGCAGCTCGCTGCCGATCACCCGCGGCGTGATCGAGGCCCTGCGTGACGAACCCGACCAGGACATGCTGGGCCGGCGCCTCGCGTCCGAGGCGGCGCTGTCCAGCGTGCTGGAGAAGGCCCTGCTGCTGCAACGCACGTTGCTGACCGGCAAGAAGGAGCCGAACGTCGCCGCCAACGAGCTGGCCGTGCAGGCGGTCGACCAGGAGAACAGCGCGCTGGAGCAGGAGATCAACAACCTCAAGACCGAGCTGGAGCTGCGCCGCACGCTGGCCGGCAACTCGGCCATGGCGATCATCCAGCGCCACAGCACCCGCGCTGCCGGCTCGCGCGGCGTCTTCGAGGGCGACACCACGCGCGACCGTCTGCGGGAAGTCCAGAAGCCGCGGAGCGGTACGCCATGAGCCGGCTCGCCTGGCTGCGGCTTGCATGGCTGTTCAACCGCCGCGTCGGCGTGGCGCTGCTGTGGACCTTGCTGGTGGTCGCCGCCGCGGTGGCGGTGAACATCGCCGGCATCCACGTGGTCGGCGGCATCGAGGGCTGGCAGCACTGGCTGCAGGCGCACGCCGGCCACTTCTTCGTGTGGCGTCTGTGCCTCTACGGAGCGACGGCTTACGGCTGGTGGTGGATGCGTCGGCGCCTGTTGCGGCGGGAGCCGTCCCGCGAGACGCATCAGCGCCTGCTGCGCACGGAGATCGCGGCCGTGATCGCCGTGGTCGCGCTGGAAGCCAGCCAACTGTTGCGGCACGGCTGAGACCGGGAGGCAGGCATGACGCTCTACACCACGGACTACCTGGAGTATTACCTGACCCTGGTGGCTTGGGTGGTCAACAACGGCATCTGGAGCATCCTCGTGGCCAGCGGCGTGTTCGCGCTGCCGTTCGTGGCCATCGTGATCCAGGAATGGCTCAAGGCCCGCAGCGAAGGTGCGGACGAAGGCAACAAGGGCGTGCTGTCGTCGATGCGCATCGAGAACCGGGTGTGGGTGGCGATCGTGGTCATCATGTTCGCGGGCATCCCGTTCATCCCGGTGGATCTCGCCACGATCAGGTTCGACACCACGCGCTCCGCGCAATGCCAGGTCAACGTCCCGCTGCCCAACGACACGGGCTGGTCCAACGTCTACACGGCGCTCAACGACCAGAGCGCGCTGGTGCCGGTGTGGTGGTTCTTCATGCACGCGCTGTCGAAAGCCGTGACGGGCTCCGCGGTGGCGGCGATTCCCTGCGGCACGGACCTGCGTCAGATTCGCATGGATGTGGATGCCACGCGCATCGACGATCCGGTGCTGGCACAGGAGGTCGCCGACTTCACGCACGACTGCTACGGGCCGTCGCGCGCCAAGCTGTTCATGAACCGGCCGACGCTCTCCGACGAGCAGATGAACGACGTCACCTGGATCGGGTCGAGTTACTTCCTCGACACGCCCGGCTTCTATGACACCTATCGCGCCAAGACCCCACGCACGGCCTGGCCCTACGACGCGACCCGCGATGCGGGGCTGGCACAGGTGGACAGCGGCGGCGGCTATCCGTCCTGCCAGCAGTGGTGGGCCGATGGCGGCCAGGGACTGCGTAGCCGGCTGCTGGCACAGGTCGACCCGGACCTGCTGACCCGCATCGGGCGCTGGGCGGGCTTCCTGTCGCAGAGCGAGGTCAATGACTCGGTGATCCGCGCCGTCGTCTCACCGCGGCAGCAGAAGATGAACCAGGGCGCCGTCTACACCGACTACGGCGGCCAGATCGACAAGACGCTGCCGAACATCGTCACGCGCGGCGCGAGCGACCTGGCGCTGACCGTCGGCTCGCTGGGCTTCTTTCCGGCGATGGACGTGGTGCGCCAGGCGCTGCCGATGGTGCTGACCATGCTCAAGATGGCGCTCGTCATCTGCATCCCGTTGGTGCTGCTGATCGGCACCTACGACCTGAAGACGGTGGTGACGGTGAGCTGCGTCCAGTTCGCGCTGTTCTTCGTGGACTTCTGGTTCCAGCTCGCGCGCTGGATCGACAGCACGATCCTGGATGCGCTCTACGGCTGGGGGTTTGGCGCGGACAGGCCGCACACGAACTTCGATCCGTTGATCGGTTTGAACAACGCCTTTGGCGACATGCTCCTTAACTTCGTCATGGCGATGATGTTCATCGTGCTGCCGACGTTTTGGGTCATGGCATTGGCTTGGGCAGGCGTTCGCACGGGAAATATCGTGCAGGGGTTGTCCACCGCCACCTCGGACGCCAAGGGCGCTGGGGGGCGTGGCGCTGGTATGGCAATGAGCGCTGTATCGAAGAAGTGACCGCCGTTCAGTCGTCGTCGGTCACATGCGGGTCGATGCGCCAGTCGCTCTTGTCATAAAGCCCGAAGCCGTTGGGGCCTTCCCTCCACTCGGGTTGCGGTTCCTCTTGATCAGGGTCGTCGTGCTGCACGAGCCATGCAGCAGTCACCGCAAAGGCAAGCAGCAGGGCCAGCCAGAACGCGGAGTAGAGCAGCGCACCGAGCACGGCGAGCTTGACGATCCAGAGCACCGCCGTCGCCGCGCCCGCAGGCACCCCGCGCGTCACCAGCCAGCCGGCGACACGCTGCTCGCGGCGCAGGTATCCACGCCAGGCACGGCCAGCCCCCCGGCCCAGCCGGTGGCTCCAGCGCCTGTTGTGCGTGTTGGTGGTCATGCTCATGTGCCTCGGTTTCAGTGGTGCCTCACCTCGCGGAGCGGCCGGTCGTGGCCTGTCCTCCAGCATAGACCGCGATCAGGAGGGCGGGTTGCGGCCGGCAGAGCCGGGTTGGCTCGGGCCGAAGGTCGATTAGATGCTGCACGATAAATCAAGCCTTATGTTACTTTCCCTGCACGTTTTTGAAATGGCTCTAGGGGTCGATTGGATTCTGTGTTATTTTTATAACATGGATGGAAATTCTCGGCACCAGGTAATCAAGCGGCTGCAGGCGGGACTCCCCCGCGGGGCGCCGTTCGACCTTGCCACCCTGAGCCAGTTCGGGGTGTCGCCCCAGCTCGCCGCCCACTATGCCGACGGCGGATGGCTCGTGCGCTTGGCCCATGGCGTCTATGCCTTCCCGAACGATGAATTCGGGGTCTACGGTGCGCTGAAGTTCCTGCAACAGCGCGTGCCCGGCCTGCACGTCGGCGGCAAGAGCGCCCTGGCCCTGCAGGGTGTGCGGCACAACCTGGGCAGCCGGGAGGCGCTGGTGCTGTGGGGCGACGGTCGCTTCGCGTTGCCGGCCTGGTTCACTTCGCGCTTTCCGGCCCGCTACGTCCACGCCCGCCTGTTCGACTGGCCGGATACGGCGCTGGCCGGCAAGACCCTGACCACGCCGCCTGGCCTACCCGAGGATCTGCGGGTGGCAGCCCCCGAGCGTGCCGTGCTGGAGCTGCTGTACGAAGCCGGCGTCAAGCAGAGCCTCGAAGAGGCCCGCAACCTCTTCGATGGACTGCGTTCCCCCCGCAAGGACTTGCTCGGGCAACTGCTGTCCTGCTGCTCCAGCGTGAAGGCCGTGCGCCTGTTCCTGACCTGGGCGCGCGAGACCAGCCTTGTGGATGTCGATGCCCTGCTGGAGCAGTACCCGGTTCGCACCGGCAGCACCACGCGCTGGATGAGCCGGCTCGATGACGGCACCTTGCTGAGCCTGAAACCTCATGGATAAGACCTACGCGGACACCGTTCGCCTGCTGCTGGCCGTCGCGCCCGACGTGTTCGCCAACGACATCTTCGCCATGAAGGGCGGCACGGCCATCAACCTCTTCGTGCGGGACATGCCGCGCCTGTCGGTGGACATCGACGTGGTGTACCTCCCATGGCAGACGCCGCGCGACGAAGCGCTGCAAGCCATCAACCAGGAGCTGGCCGCCATCGCCGCGCGCGTTGCACCACTGGGCGTGCAGACACGCCTGGTTCGCGCCAAGGACCTGGGCGACACCAAGCTGATCGTCGAGAACGACGCCAGCCAGGTGAAGATCGAGGTCAACGTCGTGTTCCGAGGCAGCGTGCTGCCCGTCGAGCGGCGGCCGCTGAGCGCCAAGACCAGCGATCTGTTCGGCGTCGAGTTCGAGCTGCCGGTTCTGGCACCGGACGAGCTGTACGCCAGCAAGCTGGTGGCCGCGCTGGATCGGCAGCACCCCCGCGACCTGTTCGACGTGTGGCAGCTCTACGAATCGGGCGACATCAGCGACGGCATGGTCGAGTGCTTCGTGATCTATTTGGCGGGCCACAACCGGCCGCCTCACGAAGTGCTGTTCGGCAACGACAAGGACATCGCCGGCGAGTACGAGCGGGCCTTTGTCGGCATGACCGAAGTGGACTGCTCCCTGGAGACACTGCTCGACGCTCGCGCCAGGATGCGGCGCGAGCTGCCACAGCGACTGAACACCGCGCACAGGCGGTTTCTGAGCGGGCTGGCGCGCGCAGAACCGGACTGGTCGCTGGTGCAGTGCCAGCACGCCGCGCAACTGCCGGCACTGCGCTGGAAGCTCGCCAATCTCGAAACCTTCCGCAAGCGCCGTCCCGACGACTTCGCAGCGCAATCCGCCGCCCTCGACACCGGCTTGGGCCAGAGCTGACGAACATCCCGCAGCGCCCCACTTGCCGGGATTGCCCCATGCCGCATTCATCGTGGCACCCGCGCAGCAGCGGCCCTATACCCAAAGGCTTCCGACAAAGGCCAAAGGGTTGGGAAGGGGCAAAGGAAGGGCGCCAAGGGGAAAGGCCCTATCCTGAAAAGGCCAAAAGGCGCCCCCGAGCAGTCCGTCATCCGGGGTTCGCCATGCTCTCGCTGTTCCAGCGCAAACGGGTGCCACCCACCGCCGGCACACCGCCCACATCCGCCATCGAAACTCCGAAAGGGTTGATGCGGCCGGAGTCGGCCGCATCGCTGCTGGCCACGCCGCGTCGGCAGAAGCTGCTGGAACACATCTGGCAGCGCACATCGCTCTCGCGCCGACAGTTCGCCAGGCTCTACCTCGCCCCACTGGAGCGCTACGCCGAGCTGGTCCAGCAGTTCCCGGCCTCCGAGAACCACCACCACGCCTATCCGGGCGGCATGCTGGACCACGGCCTGGAGATCGTCGCCTATGCGTTGAAACTGCGGCAGTCATACCTGCTGCCTGCGGGCGTCACGCCGGAGGCACAGGCGGCCCAGGCCGAAGCCTGGACCGCAGGCACGGCCTACGCGGCCCTGCTGCACGACATCGGCAAGATTGCCGTCGATCTGCACGTCGAACATGCCGACGGCAGCGTCTGGCATCCCTGGCACGGCCCGCTGCGAAAGCCCTACCGCTTCCGTTACCGAAAGGAGCGCGAGTACCGCCTGCATAGCGCCGCCACCGGGCTGCTCTACGCGCGCCTTCTCGATCGGGACATCTTCGACTGGCTCAGCGGCTATCCCGACCTCTGGGCCGCGCTGCTGTACGTGCTGGCCGGCCAGTACGAGCACGCCGGCACGCTCGGCGAGCTGGTCGTGCAGGCCGACCAGGCATCGGTCGCCCAAGAACTCGGCGGCGATCCCAGCAAGGCGCTGGTGGCGCCCAAGCATGCTCTGCAACGCAAATTGCTCGACGGCTTGCGCTACCTGCTCAAGGAAGCGTTCAAGCTGAACCAGGCCGGCCCGGCGGACGGTTGGCTGACCCAAGACGCCTTGTGGCTGGTGAGCAAGACCGTCTCCGACAAGCTGCGCGCACATCTGCTATCGCAAGGCATCGACGGCATTCCGGCGAGCAACACGGCGGTGTTCAACGTGCTGCAGGATCACGGCATCGTGCAGCCAACGCCGGATGGCAAGGCGATCTGGAAGGCTTCTGTCACCAGCGACGCCGGCTGGTCGCACGCCTTCACCTTCCTGAAACTCTCGCCGGCGATGATCTGGGATGCCGCCGACCGGCCGGCGCCGTTCGCAGGCCGTGTGCAGGTCGAAGAGGAACAGGCGGAGCCGACGCCGCAGGCGACAACGGTGGCCGATGGGCCGCGCGCCGAAGGCATCGAAGCTGCATCCGCGAGCACGGCGCCGATCGCATCCGCAGCCACGGACATCGGCGTGGCCGCGCTGCTCGACCTGCTGGGCGACACTGCTCCATCCACAGCGCCGGAGATCGCCGAGGCCGAGCCGGCCCCTTCGACCGTGCCCCCGCCGCAGATGAGCCTCGCGCCTTCCCAGGATCGCGCGGAGCCCTCCGGGGCGCACTTCATGGCCTGGCTGCGTCAGAGCATCCAGACGCGCAAGCTCATCATCAACGACGCCAAGGCCCTGGTGCATACCGTCGCCGGTACGACCTATCTCGTCAGCCCCGGCGTGTTCCAGCGCTACGCGCAGGAGTACCTTCAAGTCGCCGCGCTGGCCAAGCAGGAGAAGCTGGAGGGGTGGCAGTGGGTACAGAAGCGCTTCGAGAAGCTGGGACAGCACCGCAAGCAGCCGAGCGGGCTGAACATCTGGACCTGCGAAGTCACGGGGCCGCGCAAGTCGCGCCGGCTGCACGGCTATCTGCTCGCCAGCCCGGAGGCGCTGTTCCGGGAGACG harbors:
- a CDS encoding conjugal transfer protein TraG N-terminal domain-containing protein: MTLYTTDYLEYYLTLVAWVVNNGIWSILVASGVFALPFVAIVIQEWLKARSEGADEGNKGVLSSMRIENRVWVAIVVIMFAGIPFIPVDLATIRFDTTRSAQCQVNVPLPNDTGWSNVYTALNDQSALVPVWWFFMHALSKAVTGSAVAAIPCGTDLRQIRMDVDATRIDDPVLAQEVADFTHDCYGPSRAKLFMNRPTLSDEQMNDVTWIGSSYFLDTPGFYDTYRAKTPRTAWPYDATRDAGLAQVDSGGGYPSCQQWWADGGQGLRSRLLAQVDPDLLTRIGRWAGFLSQSEVNDSVIRAVVSPRQQKMNQGAVYTDYGGQIDKTLPNIVTRGASDLALTVGSLGFFPAMDVVRQALPMVLTMLKMALVICIPLVLLIGTYDLKTVVTVSCVQFALFFVDFWFQLARWIDSTILDALYGWGFGADRPHTNFDPLIGLNNAFGDMLLNFVMAMMFIVLPTFWVMALAWAGVRTGNIVQGLSTATSDAKGAGGRGAGMAMSAVSKK
- a CDS encoding nucleotidyl transferase AbiEii/AbiGii toxin family protein — its product is MDKTYADTVRLLLAVAPDVFANDIFAMKGGTAINLFVRDMPRLSVDIDVVYLPWQTPRDEALQAINQELAAIAARVAPLGVQTRLVRAKDLGDTKLIVENDASQVKIEVNVVFRGSVLPVERRPLSAKTSDLFGVEFELPVLAPDELYASKLVAALDRQHPRDLFDVWQLYESGDISDGMVECFVIYLAGHNRPPHEVLFGNDKDIAGEYERAFVGMTEVDCSLETLLDARARMRRELPQRLNTAHRRFLSGLARAEPDWSLVQCQHAAQLPALRWKLANLETFRKRRPDDFAAQSAALDTGLGQS
- a CDS encoding DUF3742 family protein, which translates into the protein MSMTTNTHNRRWSHRLGRGAGRAWRGYLRREQRVAGWLVTRGVPAGAATAVLWIVKLAVLGALLYSAFWLALLLAFAVTAAWLVQHDDPDQEEPQPEWREGPNGFGLYDKSDWRIDPHVTDDD
- a CDS encoding type IV toxin-antitoxin system AbiEi family antitoxin domain-containing protein — protein: MDGNSRHQVIKRLQAGLPRGAPFDLATLSQFGVSPQLAAHYADGGWLVRLAHGVYAFPNDEFGVYGALKFLQQRVPGLHVGGKSALALQGVRHNLGSREALVLWGDGRFALPAWFTSRFPARYVHARLFDWPDTALAGKTLTTPPGLPEDLRVAAPERAVLELLYEAGVKQSLEEARNLFDGLRSPRKDLLGQLLSCCSSVKAVRLFLTWARETSLVDVDALLEQYPVRTGSTTRWMSRLDDGTLLSLKPHG
- the mobH gene encoding MobH family relaxase, translated to MLSLFQRKRVPPTAGTPPTSAIETPKGLMRPESAASLLATPRRQKLLEHIWQRTSLSRRQFARLYLAPLERYAELVQQFPASENHHHAYPGGMLDHGLEIVAYALKLRQSYLLPAGVTPEAQAAQAEAWTAGTAYAALLHDIGKIAVDLHVEHADGSVWHPWHGPLRKPYRFRYRKEREYRLHSAATGLLYARLLDRDIFDWLSGYPDLWAALLYVLAGQYEHAGTLGELVVQADQASVAQELGGDPSKALVAPKHALQRKLLDGLRYLLKEAFKLNQAGPADGWLTQDALWLVSKTVSDKLRAHLLSQGIDGIPASNTAVFNVLQDHGIVQPTPDGKAIWKASVTSDAGWSHAFTFLKLSPAMIWDAADRPAPFAGRVQVEEEQAEPTPQATTVADGPRAEGIEAASASTAPIASAATDIGVAALLDLLGDTAPSTAPEIAEAEPAPSTVPPPQMSLAPSQDRAEPSGAHFMAWLRQSIQTRKLIINDAKALVHTVAGTTYLVSPGVFQRYAQEYLQVAALAKQEKLEGWQWVQKRFEKLGQHRKQPSGLNIWTCEVTGPRKSRRLHGYLLASPEALFRETPPDNPYLRLLNEAAKREDSALGGKEGSSQKTENKAR